A genomic stretch from Astatotilapia calliptera chromosome 4, fAstCal1.2, whole genome shotgun sequence includes:
- the 42sp43 gene encoding P43 5S RNA-binding protein-like, with amino-acid sequence MNDMRAGKPVCGQPLELFSCSHGECSATFTRQWKLKEHETVHTGARPCQCAVAGCGRRFSRSSHLRRHMLEHTGEKRFKCKFVTCTKTFFNASKLKRHVRFAHGDKNKYFKCKHPNCSLTFKKRRLFKMHLKEHEMVVKFKCSKDGCAATFDSHIARKAHEKKHAGYRCPHTNCQVFEHTWGKLQKHMIKHPATFTCQVCKKEFKKVDSLRRHKRTHASHKPVLVCPRDDCQAYFSTTFNLQHHIRKVHLELLKYRCSFPDCTRMFAMRESMTRHLLRHDPNATTLKKRQRPRKTWQKRLNGQNLPLVEENLRHLFALRMRISRRAKVETNLSGLFNERKIHHYVDPEVNLRNLFGIKQHQALEKNEIAPVKG; translated from the exons atgaatgacatgCGAGCTGGGAAACCTGTCTGCGGTCAACCGCTGGAGTTGTTCAGCTGTTCTCATGGCGAGTGTAGCGCAACTTTCACCAGGCAGTGGAAACTCAAAGAGCATGAGACTGTGCACACCGGGGCG CGCCCGTGCCAGTGCGCAGTTGCCGGCTGCGGTCGTCGCTTCTCCAGAAGCTCTCACCTGCGGCGCCACATGCTTGAGCACACCGGGGAGAAGCGATTCAA ATGCAAGTTTGTGACCTGTACAAAGACATTCTTTAACGCAAGCAAATTGAAGAGACACGTGCGCTTCGCCCATGGAGACAAAAATAAGTACTTCAAG TGCAAACACCCAAACTGCTCTCTGACCTTCAAAAAGCGCAGATTGTTTAAGATGCACCTGAAGGAACATGAAATGGTTGTCAAGTTCAA ATGTTCGAAGGATGGATGCGCTGCCACATTTGACTCCCATATTGCCCGCAAAGCTCACGAGAAGAAGCATGCAG GTTATCGCTGCCCTCATACTAATTGCCAGGTATTTGAACATACCTGGGGGAAACTTCAGAAACACATGATTAAACACCCAG CCACATTTACATGCCAAGTGTGCAAGAAGGAGTTTAAGAAAGTGGATTCTTTGCGGAGGCACAAGCGGACGCATGCTTCCCACAAGCCTGTGCTGGTCTGTCCCAGAGATGACTGCCAGGCTTACTTTTCTACAACCTTTAACCTGCAGCACCATATTCGGAAGGTGCACCTTGAGCTGCTCAAATACAGATGTTCCTTCCCTGACTGTACTCGCATGTTTGCTATGCGG GAGAGTATGACCAGACACCTACTTCGCCATGACCCAAATGCTACCACTCTGAAA AAACGGCAGCGACCCAGGAAAACCTGGCAGAAACGCCTGAATGGACAAAATCTGCCACTCGTGGAGGAAAACCTGCGTCACCTATTTGCTCTGCGCATGCGAATCTCCAGACGTGCCAAGGTGGAAACGAACCTCTCAGGCCTCTTCAATGAGCGCAAGATCCATCACTATGTTGACCCAGAAGTCAATCTGCGTAACCTGTTTGGGATCAAACAGCATCAGGCTCTGGAGAAGAACGAGATTGCGCCAGTAAAAGGTTAA